One part of the Pseudopipra pipra isolate bDixPip1 chromosome 3, bDixPip1.hap1, whole genome shotgun sequence genome encodes these proteins:
- the SERINC1 gene encoding serine incorporator 1: MGGVLGLCSLASWIPCLCGSAPCLLCRCCPSGNNSTITRLIYAFFLLLGVSVACVMLIPGMEEQLKKIPGFCDGGMGTSIPGVHGHVNCDVLVGYKAVYRVCFGMAMFFLLFSLLMIKVKSSNDPRAAVHNGFWFFKFATALAISVGAFFIPEGPFTTVWFYVGMAGAFCFILIQLVLLIDFAHSWNESWVEKMEEGNSRCWYAALLSATAVNYLLSLVAIVLFYVYYTHPEGCSENKTFISVNMLLCIGASVMSILPRIQESQPRSGLLQSSVITVYTMYLTWSAMTNEPDRRCNPSLLSIIGYNSTSTPTQGQVVQWWDAQGIVGLVLFLLCVLYSSIRTSNNSQVNKLMLTSDESTLIEDGMPRSDGSLDDGDDVHRAIDNERDGVTYSYSFFHFMLFLASLYIMMTLTNWYSPDSTYETMTSKWPSVWVKISSSWIGIVLYVWTLVAPLVLTNRDFD; this comes from the exons ATACCGTGCTTGTGTGGAAGTGCCCCGTGCCTGCTCTGCCGATGCTGCCCCAGTGGAAACAACTCCACCATAACTCGGCTGATCTATGCCTTCTTTTTGCTTCTTGGCGTGAGCGTTGCCTGTGTGATGTTAATACCAGGCatggaagagcagctgaagaAG ATTCCTGGATTTTGTGATGGAGGGATGGGAACAAGTATTCCTGGTGTACACGGCCACGTGAATTGCGATGTACTTGTTGGTTACAAAGCCGTGTACCGTGTGTGCTTTGGCATGGCCatgttcttcctcctcttctccttgcTGATGATCAAAGTGAAGAGCAGCAATGACCCAAGGGCAGCGGTTCATAACGG ATTCTGGTTCTTTAAATTTGCAACGGCACTTGCAATTAGTGTTGGAGCTTTCTTCATACCAGAGGGACCATTTACAACTG tGTGGTTTTATGTAGGTATGGCTGGAGCATTCTGCTTTATTCTTATTCAGCTGGTCTTGCTCATTGACTTTGCCCACTCCTGGAATGAATCTTGGGTTGAAAAAATGGAGGAAGGAAACTCAAGATGCTGGTATGCAG ctctgctgtcagctACAGCTGTCAACTACCTGCTGTCTCTTGTAGCTATCGTCTTGTTTTATGTTTATTACACTCATCCAGAAGGTTGTTCTGAAAACAAGACATTCATCAGTGTTAATATGCTGCTGTGCATTGGTGCTTCTGTAATGTCAATTCTGCCAAGGATTCAG GAATCTCAGCCAAGGTCTGGTTTGCTGCAGTCTTCAGTGATCACAGTTTATACAATGTATTTGACTTGGTCAGCTATGACCAATGAACCAG ATAGGCGCTGTAACCCAAGTTTGCTGAGCATCATTGGTTACAACAGCACCAGCACTCCAACCCAAGGTCAGGTGGTGCAGTGGTGGGATGCACAAGGAATTGTAggactggttttgtttttgctaTGTGTTCTCTATTCAAG CATCCGAACATCCAACAACAGCCAAGTTAACAAACTGATGCTGACCAGTGATGAATCAACACTGATAGAAGATGGAATGCCCAGGAGTGATGGCTCCCTTGATGATGGAGATGATGTTCACCGAGCCATAGATAATGAAAGAGATGGAGTTACTTACAGTTACTCCTTCTTTCACTTCATGCTTTTCCTGGCATCACTGTATATTATGATGACACTTACCAACTGGTACAG TCCGGATTCTACTTACGAGACAATGACCAGCAAGTGGCCGTCTGTCTGGGTGAAGATATCTTCCAGCTGGATTGGCATCGTGCTGTATGTGTGGACTCTGGTTGCTCCGCTGGTTCTTACAAACCGTGACTTTGACTaa
- the HSF2 gene encoding heat shock factor protein 2 isoform X1 has product MKQQQQQPPQPQAQGPAPALAPQPPQQPPPFAGSGVPAFLSKLWALLGETPSNRLITWSQNGKSFLVLDEQRFAKEILPKYFKHNNMASFVRQLNMYGFRKVVHVDSGIVKLERDGPVEFRHAYFRQGREDLLEHIKRKVSSSRPEENKIRQEDLSKIICSAQKVEIKQTTIESQLSLLKRENESLWREVSELRTKHLQQQQVIRKIVQFIVTLVQNNQLVSLKRKRPLLLNTNGPTKSNVFQKIVKEPADSSHHVPLNRNEGLKQREQISDDIVIYDVTEDVGDEENPMGDEENFPVTPETNEDTTSDSSNCSCSYPSPDIVIVEDDNEDEYAPVIQGDKSTESVAVPGNDPTSPVSDSTSPLMSSAVQLNNQSTLTAEDPVSVMDSILSENGVISQNINLLGKVELLDYLDSIDCSLEDFQAMLSGRQFSIDPDLLVDLFTSSVQMNPTDHDHIANTKTETKGKETNKNNAGPAASQETQATKPRSDKQLIHYTAFPLLAFLDGNPGSTVESGSFAAETPSTVDKSLEGDELLESSLDPEPTQSKLVRLEPLTEAEASEATLFYLCELAPVPMDTDMSFLDN; this is encoded by the exons atgaagcagcagcagcagcaaccgCCGCAGCCCCAGGCCCagggcccggccccggccctggCCCCGCAGCCCCCACAGCAGCCACCGCCCTTCGCCGGCTCGGGGGTCCCAGCCTTCCTCAGCAAGctgtgggctctgctgggcGAGACCCCCAGCAACCGGCTCATCACCTGGAGCCAG AATGGCAAGAGTTTCTTGGTATTGGATGAGCAGAGATTCGCAAAAGAGATTCTTCCCAAGTACTTCAAGCACAACAACATGGCAAGCTTTGTCAGACAGCTGAACATGT atggCTTCCGGAAAGTTGTCCATGTTGATTCTGGGATTGTCAAACTGGAGCGAGATGGCCCAGTAGAATTTCGGCATGCATATTTTAGGCAGGGCCGAGAGGACTTGTTGGAACACATTAAAAGGAAG GTTTCATCTTCGAGACCTGAAGAAAACAAGATACGTCAGGAAGATCTCTCCAAGATAATATGTAGTGCTCAAAAGGTGGAAATTAAACAAACGACTATTGAATCTCAGTTGTCTCTTTTGAAGAG GGAGAATGAATCCCTTTGGAGGGAAGTGTCAGAACTGAGAACAAAACACTTGCAACAACAGCAAGTTATTCGAAAG ATTGTACAATTCATTGTTACCTTGGTGCAGAATAACCAACTAGTGAGCCTAAAACGCAAGAG GCCTCTACTTTTGAACACTAATGGACCTACAAAGtcaaatgtatttcagaaaattgTGAAAGAACCAGCTGACAGCAGCCACCAT GTACCTCTCAACAGAAATGAGGGCTTAAAACAAAGAGAACAGATTTCAGATGACATTGTTATTTACGATGTCACTGAGGATGTGGGTGATGAAGAAAATCCCATGGGTgatgaagaaaattttcctgtTACACCAGAAACAAATGAAGATACCACTTCAGATTCTTCCAA CTGTAGTTGTAGCTATCCTTCTCCCGATATTGTAATTGTGGAAGATGATAACGAAGATGAATACGCCCCTGTAATTCAAGGGGATAAAAGCACCGAATCAGTTGCTGTCCCAGGTAATGATCCAACCAGCCCTGTCAGTGACAGCACAAGCCCACTCATGTCAAGTGCTGTACAGCTGAATAACCAGTCAACTTTAACTGCAGAAGATCCAGTCTCAGTGATGGATTCCATACTCAGTGAAAATGGAGTAATTTCACAGAATATAAATCTTCTTGGAAA AGTTGAACTTCTGGATTATCTTGACAGTATCGACTGCAGTTTAGAGGACTTCCAGGCTATGTTATCGGGACGACAGTTCAGCATAGATCCAGATCTCCTGGTCGAT CTTTTTACAAGCTCCGTGCAGATGAATCCCACAGATCATGATCATATCGCTAATACCAAA ACAGAgacaaagggaaaagaaactaacAAGAATAATGCTGGTCCAGCAGCTTCACAGGAAACACAAGCTACTAAGCCCAGATCAG aTAAGCAGCTGATACATTACACTGCATTTCCACTCCTTGCATTCCTCGATGGGAACCCAGGCTCCACTGTTGAGAGTGGGAGCTTCGCAGCTGAAACTCCTTCCACTGTTGACAAGTCCCTGGAAGGCGATGAGCTCCTGGAGAGCAGCCTGGATCCTGAGCCCACCCAGAGCAAACTAGTGCGTCTGGAGCCACTGACAGAGGCAGAGGCAAGTGAAGCCACGCTGTTCTACCTATGTGAACTTGCTCCAGTGCCCATGGACACAGATATGTCGTTTTTGGATAACTGA
- the HSF2 gene encoding heat shock factor protein 2 isoform X2 gives MKQQQQQPPQPQAQGPAPALAPQPPQQPPPFAGSGVPAFLSKLWALLGETPSNRLITWSQNGKSFLVLDEQRFAKEILPKYFKHNNMASFVRQLNMYGFRKVVHVDSGIVKLERDGPVEFRHAYFRQGREDLLEHIKRKVSSSRPEENKIRQEDLSKIICSAQKVEIKQTTIESQLSLLKRENESLWREVSELRTKHLQQQQVIRKIVQFIVTLVQNNQLVSLKRKRPLLLNTNGPTKSNVFQKIVKEPADSSHHVPLNRNEGLKQREQISDDIVIYDVTEDVGDEENPMGDEENFPVTPETNEDTTSDSSNCSCSYPSPDIVIVEDDNEDEYAPVIQGDKSTESVAVPEDPVSVMDSILSENGVISQNINLLGKVELLDYLDSIDCSLEDFQAMLSGRQFSIDPDLLVDLFTSSVQMNPTDHDHIANTKTETKGKETNKNNAGPAASQETQATKPRSDKQLIHYTAFPLLAFLDGNPGSTVESGSFAAETPSTVDKSLEGDELLESSLDPEPTQSKLVRLEPLTEAEASEATLFYLCELAPVPMDTDMSFLDN, from the exons atgaagcagcagcagcagcaaccgCCGCAGCCCCAGGCCCagggcccggccccggccctggCCCCGCAGCCCCCACAGCAGCCACCGCCCTTCGCCGGCTCGGGGGTCCCAGCCTTCCTCAGCAAGctgtgggctctgctgggcGAGACCCCCAGCAACCGGCTCATCACCTGGAGCCAG AATGGCAAGAGTTTCTTGGTATTGGATGAGCAGAGATTCGCAAAAGAGATTCTTCCCAAGTACTTCAAGCACAACAACATGGCAAGCTTTGTCAGACAGCTGAACATGT atggCTTCCGGAAAGTTGTCCATGTTGATTCTGGGATTGTCAAACTGGAGCGAGATGGCCCAGTAGAATTTCGGCATGCATATTTTAGGCAGGGCCGAGAGGACTTGTTGGAACACATTAAAAGGAAG GTTTCATCTTCGAGACCTGAAGAAAACAAGATACGTCAGGAAGATCTCTCCAAGATAATATGTAGTGCTCAAAAGGTGGAAATTAAACAAACGACTATTGAATCTCAGTTGTCTCTTTTGAAGAG GGAGAATGAATCCCTTTGGAGGGAAGTGTCAGAACTGAGAACAAAACACTTGCAACAACAGCAAGTTATTCGAAAG ATTGTACAATTCATTGTTACCTTGGTGCAGAATAACCAACTAGTGAGCCTAAAACGCAAGAG GCCTCTACTTTTGAACACTAATGGACCTACAAAGtcaaatgtatttcagaaaattgTGAAAGAACCAGCTGACAGCAGCCACCAT GTACCTCTCAACAGAAATGAGGGCTTAAAACAAAGAGAACAGATTTCAGATGACATTGTTATTTACGATGTCACTGAGGATGTGGGTGATGAAGAAAATCCCATGGGTgatgaagaaaattttcctgtTACACCAGAAACAAATGAAGATACCACTTCAGATTCTTCCAA CTGTAGTTGTAGCTATCCTTCTCCCGATATTGTAATTGTGGAAGATGATAACGAAGATGAATACGCCCCTGTAATTCAAGGGGATAAAAGCACCGAATCAGTTGCTGTCCCAG AAGATCCAGTCTCAGTGATGGATTCCATACTCAGTGAAAATGGAGTAATTTCACAGAATATAAATCTTCTTGGAAA AGTTGAACTTCTGGATTATCTTGACAGTATCGACTGCAGTTTAGAGGACTTCCAGGCTATGTTATCGGGACGACAGTTCAGCATAGATCCAGATCTCCTGGTCGAT CTTTTTACAAGCTCCGTGCAGATGAATCCCACAGATCATGATCATATCGCTAATACCAAA ACAGAgacaaagggaaaagaaactaacAAGAATAATGCTGGTCCAGCAGCTTCACAGGAAACACAAGCTACTAAGCCCAGATCAG aTAAGCAGCTGATACATTACACTGCATTTCCACTCCTTGCATTCCTCGATGGGAACCCAGGCTCCACTGTTGAGAGTGGGAGCTTCGCAGCTGAAACTCCTTCCACTGTTGACAAGTCCCTGGAAGGCGATGAGCTCCTGGAGAGCAGCCTGGATCCTGAGCCCACCCAGAGCAAACTAGTGCGTCTGGAGCCACTGACAGAGGCAGAGGCAAGTGAAGCCACGCTGTTCTACCTATGTGAACTTGCTCCAGTGCCCATGGACACAGATATGTCGTTTTTGGATAACTGA